The Hydrogenobacter hydrogenophilus genome has a window encoding:
- a CDS encoding type II secretion system F family protein, translating to MPRFRYRAFAEDGSFVEQEVTYPSHELLISELQQKGFAIVEVQQLEEKKERKWSFEIPLFGGVKDRDISIFCRQLGTMINAGVNIIDAINILAEQLPNKQLSTAGKEVAKMVSEGMSLSAAMRRFPKVFPDLVINLAKVGEETGNLDTALIRAADYYEKMAMIKSKIKSASFYPIFVVVIATIIVTGILYYLVPTFAELYKSLGGELPLPTQMLVNASNALRNNLLLIIGVVILFSVVFRLLYKNNYAFRKSVHAFSLKVPKMGELVLKSSMAKFARTMATLFASGVSLDRAFDIAGQVTGNVIIKEAVDRAKKNVIEGKPMHASLEETGIFPKLVIAMVRVGEDTGRLDEMLDTIARFYEDEFDRAVEGMIKLIEPALMVFIGGIVGLILIALYLPIFKMGELIKG from the coding sequence ATGCCCCGTTTTAGATACAGAGCCTTTGCAGAAGATGGGAGCTTTGTGGAGCAAGAAGTTACATATCCCAGCCATGAGCTTTTGATTTCTGAACTTCAACAGAAAGGTTTTGCCATAGTTGAAGTGCAACAGTTAGAAGAAAAGAAGGAAAGAAAGTGGTCTTTTGAAATTCCCCTGTTTGGAGGTGTAAAAGACAGGGATATATCCATATTCTGCAGGCAATTGGGTACCATGATAAACGCAGGTGTTAACATAATAGATGCTATAAACATACTTGCAGAACAACTTCCTAACAAACAGCTCTCTACAGCAGGAAAGGAAGTGGCAAAAATGGTAAGTGAAGGTATGTCTCTTTCTGCTGCCATGAGAAGGTTTCCAAAGGTTTTTCCCGATCTTGTAATAAACCTCGCTAAGGTGGGTGAAGAGACAGGTAATCTTGATACCGCACTTATAAGAGCTGCAGATTACTACGAGAAAATGGCAATGATAAAAAGCAAGATAAAAAGTGCCTCTTTTTATCCCATCTTCGTTGTGGTTATAGCTACTATCATAGTTACAGGTATACTCTACTATTTGGTTCCTACCTTTGCGGAGCTTTACAAAAGCTTAGGTGGAGAGCTTCCTTTGCCTACTCAGATGCTGGTAAATGCTTCAAACGCTTTGAGAAACAACCTCTTACTTATAATAGGTGTTGTAATACTATTTTCCGTTGTCTTCAGACTACTTTACAAAAACAACTACGCTTTTAGAAAGTCCGTTCATGCCTTTTCTCTTAAAGTACCCAAGATGGGAGAACTTGTACTCAAAAGCTCTATGGCAAAGTTTGCGCGCACCATGGCTACGCTCTTTGCAAGCGGTGTATCCCTTGATAGAGCCTTTGATATAGCAGGTCAGGTTACAGGAAATGTGATCATAAAAGAAGCTGTTGATAGAGCAAAGAAGAATGTTATAGAAGGAAAACCCATGCACGCTTCTTTAGAAGAGACGGGCATATTTCCTAAGCTTGTGATAGCCATGGTGAGAGTAGGCGAAGATACAGGAAGACTTGATGAGATGCTTGATACCATAGCCAGGTTCTACGAAGATGAGTTTGACAGAGCGGTTGAAGGCATGATAAAGCTTATAGAACCTGCTCTTATGGTGTTTATAGGTGGTATAGTGGGTCTCATACTTATAGCTCTTTACCTGCCCATATTCAAGATGGGTGAGCTCATCAAAGGTTAA
- a CDS encoding SPOR domain-containing protein has product MKKCFAFFVFLLVLSCAVQEQREVKEWQYYYDLGMSSYVAKNYSDAIANFYKAVQLSPREPKVWNALGLAYMEAKEFQKAESAFQKALEVDPSYTEAKMNLGILYYNTKDYQRAKSTLLEALKDEAFSQKHMAYYYLAKVYKELGDKGMYLDSLEKATAYNPLFLEAQMELAQEYEKEGNYIKARDVYNTLLNNNVDSPIVLLGLARVNFELGNYDASKNIIKTIIERKDTDSLVKNQAYELLNKVLIKEQERYIHSLAQEKPKEEQKRQVEENPTVSKVFTIQVGSFSSYARAEAYKKKIETYLKDVRIVEQSGIYKVLYGRFSTREEAEKEQKNLMKNFNILGFIVEQ; this is encoded by the coding sequence ATGAAAAAGTGTTTTGCCTTTTTCGTCTTCCTCTTAGTTTTATCCTGTGCGGTTCAAGAGCAGAGGGAAGTAAAGGAGTGGCAGTACTACTATGATCTTGGCATGTCTTCTTATGTAGCAAAGAATTATTCAGATGCCATAGCCAACTTTTATAAGGCAGTTCAGCTTTCACCGAGAGAGCCAAAGGTATGGAACGCTTTGGGGCTTGCCTATATGGAGGCTAAGGAGTTCCAAAAGGCAGAAAGCGCTTTCCAAAAAGCTCTTGAGGTTGACCCTTCTTATACTGAAGCAAAGATGAATTTAGGCATACTCTACTACAATACAAAAGACTACCAAAGGGCAAAAAGTACTCTTTTGGAAGCGCTCAAAGATGAAGCCTTTTCTCAGAAGCACATGGCTTACTACTATCTTGCTAAGGTATACAAGGAGCTTGGAGATAAGGGTATGTATTTAGACAGCTTAGAAAAGGCAACTGCTTACAATCCTCTTTTCTTAGAAGCTCAGATGGAACTTGCACAAGAGTACGAAAAAGAAGGTAATTACATAAAGGCAAGAGATGTTTACAACACGCTTTTGAACAACAATGTGGATAGTCCTATAGTGCTTTTAGGCCTTGCAAGGGTGAATTTTGAGCTAGGTAATTACGATGCGTCAAAGAACATAATAAAAACCATTATAGAAAGAAAAGACACAGATAGCTTAGTAAAAAACCAAGCTTATGAACTCCTCAACAAAGTGCTTATCAAAGAGCAGGAAAGGTACATACACTCCCTTGCACAGGAAAAGCCCAAAGAGGAGCAGAAAAGGCAAGTGGAAGAAAATCCAACTGTGAGTAAAGTTTTTACCATACAAGTGGGAAGCTTCTCCTCTTACGCAAGAGCCGAGGCTTACAAGAAAAAGATAGAGACATATCTAAAGGATGTAAGGATAGTGGAGCAGTCGGGAATTTATAAGGTTCTCTACGGAAGGTTTTCAACAAGAGAAGAGGCAGAAAAGGAACAAAAAAACCTCATGAAAAACTTTAATATACTGGGTTTCATAGTGGAGCAGTAA
- a CDS encoding TIGR00725 family protein, whose translation MKNKVVSVIGSSQATEEEYHVAYLVGFELAKRGILVVCGGRGGVMEAVCKGVKEGGGMSIGILPSYTGEEANPFVDIKIKTGMNWNRNPIVVASGDMVIAIGGHWGTLSEIAYAMILEKYVVGYKTHPIKGVDHVESVEEILRKVDEYFRGA comes from the coding sequence TTGAAAAACAAAGTTGTGTCCGTTATTGGGTCTTCACAAGCCACAGAGGAAGAGTACCATGTGGCTTACCTTGTGGGTTTTGAACTTGCAAAGCGTGGCATATTGGTGGTGTGTGGGGGAAGGGGTGGTGTTATGGAAGCTGTTTGCAAAGGAGTTAAAGAAGGCGGTGGTATGAGCATAGGGATTCTTCCTTCTTACACGGGAGAAGAAGCCAATCCCTTTGTGGATATAAAGATAAAGACGGGTATGAACTGGAACAGGAATCCTATAGTGGTAGCAAGCGGTGATATGGTCATTGCCATAGGTGGACACTGGGGCACCCTTTCAGAGATAGCCTATGCCATGATACTTGAAAAGTATGTAGTAGGATATAAGACCCATCCTATAAAGGGAGTAGACCATGTTGAGAGTGTAGAAGAGATACTCCGAAAGGTTGATGAGTATTTTAGAGGAGCTTAA
- a CDS encoding SPOR domain-containing protein codes for MKKERLVVLIGTLVAIIFFYLGFNAWLKNKEEKITPPPVVIKPQPKEIPKQVEPTPPAEKPKEEKSTEQKVKVEEKKELPKEEKKAEKFIKERIKEEKEPQKKEEKVEKAVEEKIKEEKRQEKTTKVKSKTYIVQVGAFSSMENAQKALRKAKSLGYKGVIVEEGGLYKVRLKVITADINKDLGKLKSHFGSVLVKR; via the coding sequence ATGAAAAAGGAAAGGCTCGTTGTTCTGATAGGTACACTCGTTGCCATAATTTTTTTCTATCTTGGCTTTAACGCTTGGTTGAAAAATAAAGAAGAGAAAATAACACCACCACCGGTAGTGATTAAACCTCAACCCAAGGAGATACCAAAGCAGGTTGAGCCCACTCCACCTGCAGAGAAACCCAAGGAAGAGAAAAGCACTGAGCAGAAAGTAAAAGTGGAGGAAAAGAAAGAGCTTCCAAAGGAAGAGAAAAAAGCTGAAAAGTTTATTAAAGAGAGGATAAAGGAGGAGAAAGAACCCCAAAAGAAAGAGGAAAAAGTTGAAAAGGCTGTTGAAGAGAAGATAAAGGAAGAGAAAAGACAAGAGAAAACCACCAAGGTAAAAAGTAAAACTTACATAGTTCAAGTAGGAGCCTTTTCAAGTATGGAAAATGCGCAAAAAGCTCTGAGAAAGGCAAAAAGCTTAGGTTATAAAGGTGTTATAGTAGAAGAAGGAGGTCTTTATAAAGTGAGGTTAAAGGTAATCACCGCAGACATAAATAAGGACTTAGGTAAGCTGAAAAGCCATTTTGGAAGTGTGCTCGTTAAACGATGA
- the tilS gene encoding tRNA lysidine(34) synthetase TilS translates to MAQQLLRKVITLQRKKRLLPENTSLLVAFSGGMDSVALTLALIELKDFFKLKRLALAHINHGIREESDRDEEFAVEFAKRKGLEIFVERLKIKKMAQESKENLEALARELRYKALRSIKDREGFDLIATAHHLNDLVETIILWLVRGSGLEGLTGFDEKLEDLVRPLYWVTKEEIRAFVLSRKESWVEDSTNYDIRYARNRIRHRVVPELKHINPHLEASFLRLRNILKEENAFIHQQTLMALEKCVEGQALRRKELKSLHPAIQRRLLSIWLGIKDFRKIEQALCLIDKGGSIYLGEGKVLKSEGAYLYLQRTEC, encoded by the coding sequence ATGGCTCAGCAACTCCTCAGAAAAGTCATAACCCTTCAGAGAAAGAAAAGGCTTTTACCTGAAAATACATCATTGCTGGTAGCTTTTTCTGGTGGTATGGACTCTGTTGCTCTCACCTTAGCTCTGATAGAACTAAAAGACTTTTTTAAGCTAAAAAGACTTGCCTTGGCGCACATAAATCACGGTATAAGGGAAGAATCTGACAGAGACGAAGAGTTTGCAGTAGAGTTTGCCAAAAGAAAAGGTTTGGAGATATTTGTTGAGAGGTTAAAAATCAAAAAGATGGCACAGGAAAGTAAGGAAAATCTTGAAGCTTTAGCCAGAGAACTCAGATATAAGGCGCTCAGAAGCATCAAGGATCGTGAAGGATTTGACCTGATAGCTACCGCTCATCATCTTAATGACCTTGTAGAAACCATAATACTGTGGCTTGTCCGAGGCAGTGGTCTTGAGGGACTCACAGGATTTGACGAAAAGTTAGAGGATCTGGTAAGACCCCTCTATTGGGTGACTAAAGAGGAAATAAGGGCATTTGTATTATCAAGAAAGGAAAGTTGGGTAGAGGATAGCACTAACTACGACATCCGGTATGCGAGGAACAGAATAAGACACCGTGTAGTGCCAGAACTTAAACACATAAACCCACATCTTGAAGCTTCCTTTTTAAGGCTAAGAAACATTCTCAAAGAAGAGAACGCATTTATCCATCAGCAAACTCTTATGGCTTTAGAAAAATGTGTAGAAGGACAGGCTCTGCGCAGAAAAGAATTAAAGTCCTTGCATCCAGCCATTCAAAGGAGACTACTTTCCATATGGTTGGGTATAAAGGACTTTAGAAAGATAGAACAGGCTTTGTGTTTGATAGACAAAGGGGGAAGTATCTACCTTGGTGAGGGTAAAGTTTTAAAGTCTGAAGGAGCATACCTATACTTGCAAAGGACAGAATGTTGA
- the argS gene encoding arginine--tRNA ligase → MKEVLEIAIKQKVKEIYGLESENFTIEKLKDNNLGDLATNVAFLLSKNLKRDPKGIAQQIAEHLSNEQFSAEAVGGFINFTFSDDYLKREFTELLRKGETYFVENIGKGESLQVEFVSANPTGPLHLGHGRGAVVGDVLANLLETYGYKVVREYYINDAGYQVYLLGLSILYKYKKLFGEEDEQLKEVYEREGYKGKYIDELAKDAKAFYGSSLLQEDRDKAINLLKDYGVKRLLEEIRSTLELLNIRFDVWYSEKSLYLEGKVEKVVNLLKERGYTYEKDGALWFKSTEFGDDKDRVLIRSDGTYTYFAGDIAYHWEKYQRGFSKVINIWGADHYGYLPRLKGALTALGIPENWLNVQFVQMVRLFSEGQEIRMSKRTGEFITLKELIEEVGSDAVRFVFLTKRSDTPLDFDIELIKRKSSENPVFYVQYMHARIMGVFREVYARYQIDIDKEHLQTFVPFLKESQEIKLIKRVLFLKDNIKEAVLRLHPHIITYELLDLAKEFHNYYNHYRVILEDKDLMFARIALLKGIEISVKFALKLMGVSAPDRM, encoded by the coding sequence GTGAAAGAAGTTTTAGAGATCGCCATAAAACAAAAGGTAAAGGAAATATACGGGTTAGAGTCAGAAAACTTTACCATAGAAAAGCTAAAAGACAACAATCTTGGGGATTTGGCTACCAATGTTGCTTTTCTACTCTCAAAAAATCTCAAGCGCGACCCCAAAGGTATTGCACAGCAGATAGCAGAGCATTTAAGTAATGAACAGTTTTCTGCAGAGGCGGTAGGGGGATTTATAAACTTCACCTTTTCAGATGATTATCTTAAAAGAGAGTTTACTGAGCTACTTAGAAAAGGCGAAACGTATTTCGTGGAGAACATAGGCAAAGGGGAAAGTTTGCAAGTGGAGTTTGTAAGCGCCAATCCTACTGGTCCTCTTCACTTGGGACACGGAAGAGGGGCGGTAGTAGGTGATGTGCTTGCAAATCTATTGGAAACCTACGGATATAAAGTTGTCAGAGAATATTACATAAACGATGCTGGCTACCAAGTTTATTTACTTGGACTTTCCATACTTTACAAATACAAAAAGCTCTTTGGTGAAGAGGATGAACAACTAAAGGAGGTGTACGAAAGGGAAGGCTACAAAGGTAAATACATTGATGAACTTGCCAAAGATGCAAAAGCCTTTTACGGTTCTTCCCTTTTGCAAGAGGATAGAGACAAAGCTATAAATCTACTAAAAGATTACGGAGTAAAAAGGCTCTTAGAGGAAATAAGAAGCACCCTTGAACTTCTTAACATAAGGTTTGATGTGTGGTACAGCGAAAAGTCTCTTTACCTTGAAGGAAAGGTTGAGAAGGTAGTGAATTTGCTTAAAGAAAGGGGCTATACCTACGAAAAGGATGGGGCACTGTGGTTTAAGTCTACAGAGTTTGGCGATGATAAGGACAGAGTGCTCATAAGGTCTGACGGGACGTACACCTACTTTGCAGGAGACATAGCTTACCATTGGGAGAAGTACCAAAGAGGCTTTAGCAAAGTAATAAACATATGGGGGGCAGACCATTATGGCTATCTTCCCAGGTTGAAAGGAGCGCTGACAGCTTTAGGTATTCCAGAAAACTGGCTTAATGTACAGTTTGTCCAGATGGTCAGACTATTTAGCGAAGGTCAGGAGATAAGAATGTCCAAAAGGACAGGAGAGTTTATTACCCTAAAAGAACTGATAGAAGAGGTAGGGTCTGATGCTGTGAGGTTTGTGTTCCTTACAAAAAGGAGCGATACACCTTTGGATTTTGACATAGAGCTTATCAAAAGAAAAAGTTCAGAAAATCCTGTTTTTTATGTCCAATACATGCACGCAAGGATAATGGGTGTGTTTAGGGAAGTTTACGCAAGGTATCAAATAGATATAGATAAAGAGCATCTTCAAACTTTCGTACCCTTTCTTAAAGAGAGTCAGGAGATAAAGCTTATAAAAAGAGTTTTGTTTTTGAAAGATAACATAAAAGAAGCAGTCCTAAGGTTGCATCCTCACATAATAACTTACGAACTTTTAGACCTTGCTAAGGAATTTCACAACTACTATAATCACTACAGAGTGATCCTTGAAGACAAAGACCTAATGTTTGCCCGTATTGCACTGCTCAAAGGTATTGAAATATCAGTAAAATTTGCACTAAAATTAATGGGAGTCAGCGCACCCGATAGGATGTGA
- the leuC gene encoding 3-isopropylmalate dehydratase large subunit, with protein sequence MGMTITEKILADHSGKKEVYPGELITAKIDLAMANDVTAPLSIKTLEKYGIDRVFDPDKVALVLSHFVPAKDIKSAEQAKIVREFAKKHKIKWFFPEGEGIEHTILPEQGIVVPGDLVIGADSHTCTYGGIGAFATGVGSTDLAYALATGEIWLKVPHSMKFIFYGKLKPWVMGKDLILHTIGQIGVDGALYKAMEFEGEAIRDLSIEQRLTIANMAIEAGGKNGIIAPDEKTIEYVSARAKKPWKIYQSDPDAQYLEVYEWDASKIEPLVAWPYLPSNVHPVSESTHITIDQAFIGSCTNGRIEDLRIAATILKGKKVHPYVRCIVIPASKSVYQQALREGLIDIFIDAGCVVSVSTCGPCLGGHMGILAEGERCISTSNRNFPGRMGHPKSEAYLANPAVVAASAVLGRIAHPEEVVSLEELEVST encoded by the coding sequence ATGGGTATGACCATAACAGAAAAGATACTTGCAGACCACTCAGGAAAAAAAGAAGTCTATCCGGGAGAGCTCATTACCGCAAAGATAGACCTTGCTATGGCTAACGACGTGACCGCACCTTTGTCTATAAAGACCCTTGAGAAGTACGGTATAGATAGGGTTTTTGATCCAGATAAGGTAGCTTTGGTGCTTTCTCACTTTGTGCCTGCAAAGGACATAAAGTCCGCTGAACAAGCAAAGATAGTAAGAGAATTTGCAAAAAAACATAAAATAAAGTGGTTCTTTCCGGAAGGAGAAGGTATAGAACATACCATACTACCTGAGCAAGGTATAGTTGTACCCGGAGACTTGGTCATAGGTGCTGATTCTCACACATGCACTTACGGAGGTATAGGAGCTTTTGCTACGGGTGTAGGTTCTACTGATCTGGCATACGCCTTAGCTACAGGAGAGATATGGTTAAAAGTTCCACATTCTATGAAGTTTATCTTCTACGGGAAACTAAAACCCTGGGTGATGGGAAAAGACCTTATCCTTCACACCATAGGGCAGATAGGTGTTGACGGTGCTCTCTACAAGGCTATGGAGTTTGAAGGTGAAGCTATAAGAGATCTTTCTATAGAACAGAGGCTCACTATCGCTAACATGGCTATAGAGGCAGGAGGCAAGAACGGTATAATAGCACCTGATGAAAAGACCATAGAGTATGTATCTGCAAGAGCCAAAAAACCTTGGAAAATTTACCAGAGCGATCCAGATGCCCAGTATTTAGAAGTTTACGAATGGGATGCAAGTAAGATAGAACCTCTCGTTGCATGGCCCTATCTGCCTTCTAATGTCCATCCAGTGAGCGAATCAACTCACATAACCATAGATCAAGCCTTTATAGGTTCTTGCACCAACGGGAGAATAGAGGACCTTAGGATAGCAGCCACCATACTGAAAGGCAAAAAAGTACACCCCTACGTGCGCTGTATAGTAATACCAGCCTCCAAAAGCGTTTATCAACAGGCCCTCCGTGAGGGTCTCATAGACATATTCATAGATGCAGGATGTGTCGTTTCTGTCTCTACTTGCGGTCCTTGTTTAGGAGGACACATGGGTATACTTGCAGAAGGAGAAAGGTGTATCTCTACTTCTAACAGAAACTTCCCTGGAAGGATGGGACATCCAAAAAGCGAAGCGTATTTAGCAAACCCTGCAGTAGTAGCAGCAAGCGCAGTGCTTGGAAGAATAGCGCATCCTGAGGAGGTAGTAAGCTTAGAAGAGCTTGAAGTTTCTACTTGA
- a CDS encoding Mut7-C RNAse domain-containing protein, which produces MKFLLEADLEKLAKWLRFLGQDVLVLKGTINKRSIMEQGDRVFITTSRKWERHLKDWGVSYLVLPRDDWEVQLCLLLKHFRIRPTLLLSRCPYCNTELERVNKEKIKDLVPPLVYEFGYDFTQCPKCQGVFWKGSHFPRMKKMLRDILKRC; this is translated from the coding sequence TTGAAGTTTCTACTTGAGGCGGACCTGGAAAAGTTAGCTAAGTGGCTGAGGTTTCTGGGTCAGGATGTTCTTGTACTCAAAGGTACTATAAACAAAAGGAGCATTATGGAACAAGGAGACAGGGTGTTTATCACCACATCAAGGAAGTGGGAAAGGCATCTAAAAGATTGGGGGGTTAGTTATCTTGTCCTTCCAAGAGATGACTGGGAAGTTCAGCTATGTCTCCTACTCAAGCACTTCCGAATAAGACCCACGCTTTTACTAAGCAGGTGTCCCTACTGCAACACTGAGCTTGAACGTGTAAACAAGGAAAAAATAAAAGATCTGGTTCCACCTCTCGTTTACGAATTTGGCTACGACTTTACCCAGTGTCCCAAGTGTCAAGGTGTATTTTGGAAAGGTAGCCACTTCCCAAGAATGAAAAAGATGCTAAGGGACATTCTTAAAAGATGCTAA
- the ftsH gene encoding ATP-dependent zinc metalloprotease FtsH, translating into MQWVKNLFVWILILGFMILAFNLFEGSKETVVKTPLNTVLQLADEGKLKEVKVKDNVLIGVTTDGQRIETGIPPGSDIVGKLIDKGVKVEVPAPEHSGWFVSFLVSWLPILFFIGIWIYMMRQVSGGGNPNSRAFSFGKSRAKVYIDEKPKITLNHVAGMEEVKEEVKEIIEYLKDPVKFQRLGGRPPKGVLFYGEPGVGKTLLAKAIAGEAHVPFISVSGSDFVEMFVGVGAARVRDLFDTAKRHAPCIIFIDEIDAVGRSRGAVNLGGGHDEREQTLNQLLVEMDGFDTSEGIIVIAATNRPDILDPALLRPGRFDRQIFIPRPDVRGRYEILKVHAKDKKLSPNVDLELVARATPGFTGADLENVLNEAALLAARKGKDYIEMEDIEEAIDRVTMGLERKGMVISPKEKEKIAYHEAGHAIMSLMVPGSDALHKVSIIPRGMALGVTQQLPIDDKHMYDKEDLMGKILTLMGGRAAEEVFYGKEGITTGAENDLQRATELAYRMVSMWGMSERVGPLAVRKTVNPFLGGITTSVDISEDLRREIDQEVRNILLWAYEETKKTIETYKEPLKAVVKKLLEKETISCEEFVEVLKLYGVEIKNECKKEELNLEKKTQEEPLVRR; encoded by the coding sequence ATGCAGTGGGTAAAAAATCTCTTTGTATGGATACTCATACTAGGATTTATGATACTTGCTTTTAATCTTTTTGAGGGAAGCAAGGAGACGGTAGTTAAAACTCCTCTAAATACAGTTCTACAGTTGGCAGACGAAGGTAAGCTCAAAGAAGTTAAAGTAAAGGACAATGTGCTAATAGGCGTTACCACTGACGGACAGAGGATAGAGACAGGCATCCCTCCTGGGTCTGATATAGTGGGCAAGCTCATAGACAAAGGTGTAAAAGTTGAAGTTCCAGCTCCAGAGCACAGCGGATGGTTTGTTAGCTTCTTAGTATCTTGGCTACCTATTCTTTTCTTCATAGGCATATGGATATACATGATGCGTCAGGTAAGCGGTGGTGGAAACCCAAACTCAAGAGCTTTTAGCTTTGGTAAAAGTAGGGCAAAAGTTTACATAGATGAAAAACCCAAGATAACACTAAACCATGTGGCAGGTATGGAGGAGGTCAAAGAGGAGGTAAAGGAGATCATTGAGTACCTCAAAGACCCTGTAAAGTTCCAAAGGCTTGGTGGTAGACCACCAAAAGGTGTGCTCTTTTACGGAGAGCCGGGAGTAGGCAAAACACTTCTTGCCAAAGCCATAGCGGGTGAGGCACACGTACCTTTCATATCTGTCTCTGGTTCTGATTTCGTTGAAATGTTTGTAGGAGTAGGTGCTGCAAGAGTCAGAGATCTCTTTGATACTGCTAAAAGACACGCTCCTTGCATCATATTTATAGATGAGATAGATGCGGTAGGAAGGTCAAGGGGTGCTGTAAACTTAGGTGGCGGACACGACGAGAGGGAACAGACTTTAAATCAGCTTCTTGTGGAGATGGACGGCTTTGATACATCAGAAGGCATCATAGTCATAGCAGCCACTAACAGACCGGACATATTAGACCCAGCACTTCTAAGACCGGGAAGATTTGACAGACAGATATTCATACCAAGACCTGATGTGAGGGGAAGATACGAAATACTCAAAGTCCATGCAAAGGATAAGAAACTATCACCTAATGTAGACCTGGAACTGGTAGCCAGAGCCACACCGGGCTTTACAGGTGCAGACCTTGAGAATGTGCTCAACGAGGCAGCTCTTCTTGCAGCAAGAAAGGGCAAAGATTACATAGAAATGGAAGACATAGAAGAAGCCATAGACAGAGTTACTATGGGTCTTGAGAGAAAGGGAATGGTAATATCTCCAAAAGAGAAAGAGAAAATTGCGTACCACGAGGCAGGACACGCCATCATGAGCCTTATGGTGCCTGGCTCAGACGCTCTTCATAAGGTATCCATAATACCAAGAGGTATGGCTTTAGGAGTGACTCAACAGCTTCCCATAGATGACAAACACATGTACGATAAAGAAGACCTCATGGGTAAGATACTGACCCTAATGGGTGGGCGTGCAGCGGAAGAGGTGTTTTACGGGAAGGAAGGCATCACTACTGGTGCAGAAAATGATCTTCAGAGAGCAACAGAGCTTGCCTACAGGATGGTTTCCATGTGGGGAATGAGCGAAAGAGTGGGACCCTTAGCAGTGAGAAAAACGGTAAATCCTTTCTTAGGAGGCATAACCACATCGGTAGACATAAGCGAGGACTTAAGAAGGGAGATAGATCAGGAAGTAAGAAACATACTCTTGTGGGCTTATGAGGAAACAAAAAAAACAATAGAAACTTACAAGGAGCCTCTAAAAGCTGTTGTGAAAAAACTTTTAGAAAAGGAAACCATATCCTGTGAGGAGTTTGTAGAAGTTCTCAAACTTTACGGAGTTGAGATAAAGAACGAGTGCAAAAAAGAAGAACTAAACCTTGAAAAGAAAACCCAGGAAGAACCTTTGGTAAGGAGGTAA
- a CDS encoding type IV pilus twitching motility protein PilT: protein MTPSAQSQEVKLVDLLVKTVQLGASDLHITPGAKPSVRIDGRITPLSDYPVLTPEMTQKLAYSVMSERHRKELEEKGQVDFSFGIKDVGRFRTNVFLQRGSIAGAFRRLPYKIMSVKELGLTEKVLELCHKSMGLVLVTGPTGSGKTTTLASLINYINENFPHHIITIEDPIEYVFQHKKSIVNQREIGEDVDSFASALRAALREDPDVILVGEMRDLETIEIALRAAETGHLVFGTLHTNTAISTITRIIDVFPPSQQEQVRIQLSFVLQGVIAQRLLPKVGGGRVLAYELMIPNTAIRNLIRENKLQQVYAIMQSGQAETGMQTMNQSLAGLYRMGLITLDDAFKYSPDVKELERMIGRSI from the coding sequence ATGACTCCAAGCGCCCAGTCCCAAGAAGTTAAGCTCGTTGACCTTTTGGTAAAGACAGTACAGCTTGGTGCCAGCGACCTTCACATTACACCTGGTGCCAAACCTTCCGTGAGGATAGATGGAAGGATCACACCCCTTTCTGATTACCCTGTGCTGACGCCAGAAATGACTCAAAAGCTCGCCTACTCTGTTATGTCTGAAAGACACAGAAAGGAATTGGAGGAGAAAGGTCAGGTGGATTTTTCCTTTGGAATCAAGGATGTGGGGCGGTTCAGAACCAATGTATTTCTTCAGAGAGGTTCAATAGCTGGTGCTTTCAGAAGGCTTCCTTACAAGATCATGAGTGTCAAAGAACTTGGGCTTACTGAAAAGGTGCTTGAGCTTTGCCATAAGAGTATGGGGTTAGTTCTGGTGACAGGTCCTACGGGTTCAGGAAAAACCACAACCTTGGCATCCCTTATAAATTACATAAACGAAAACTTTCCTCATCACATAATAACTATAGAAGACCCTATTGAGTATGTTTTTCAACACAAGAAGAGTATAGTAAATCAGAGAGAGATAGGTGAAGATGTAGACAGTTTTGCAAGTGCTCTTAGAGCAGCTCTCAGAGAGGATCCAGATGTCATTCTTGTTGGTGAAATGAGGGACTTAGAGACCATAGAAATAGCTCTAAGAGCTGCAGAAACAGGACACTTAGTGTTTGGAACTCTTCACACCAACACCGCCATATCCACAATAACGAGGATCATAGATGTGTTTCCTCCTTCACAGCAGGAGCAGGTAAGAATACAGCTGTCCTTTGTTCTTCAGGGAGTTATAGCCCAAAGACTTCTGCCAAAGGTGGGGGGTGGCAGAGTGCTAGCTTACGAGCTTATGATTCCCAACACAGCCATAAGAAACCTCATAAGAGAAAACAAACTTCAGCAAGTTTATGCCATCATGCAAAGCGGTCAGGCAGAAACGGGTATGCAAACTATGAATCAGTCTCTGGCAGGTCTATACAGGATGGGACTTATCACCCTTGACGATGCCTTCAAGTACTCTCCTGATGTGAAAGAGCTGGAGAGAATGATAGGCAGGAGCATATAA